The Toxorhynchites rutilus septentrionalis strain SRP chromosome 1, ASM2978413v1, whole genome shotgun sequence genome contains the following window.
atatgggtatcaaacgaaagggcttgactagtagaatgcagttatttatgaaaaatgcaaatccaagatggcggccactacaaaatggcggatttcatattttctcagaaccccatcaatatgggtaccaaataaaagggcttgactagtagaacacagttgcaaatgcaaatccaaaatggccgccaccgcaagattgctctatatattaggctgtaaaaaaagtcctgcggtatttttttgaattttaatttgttcataaaattagttacaatcatctgttttaagtcaaatatgcgccgttttgttcgatgacttgttcccaacgagattccaacttcataatacccctgttatagaagctcgcttccttagtggcaaaaaactcggatagccaattttcacaggtctcttttgtggctaacttctgactacctagctcgttcgccatggacaaaaacaggtggtagtcacttggtgcaaggtccggactatacggatgcaaaagaacctcccatccgagctcccggagcttctggcgcgtcaccaaagaagtgtgtggcctggcgttgtcctggtggaaaacaacatcattcctattgatcatttctggccgcttctggtcaatcgcctgcttcaaacggtcaagctgctcacagtgcagatccgaattgagcgtttggccatagggaagcagctcataatagattattccttgacaatcccaccaaacacacagctgaaccttcctggccgttaatgagggcttggtcaccgtctgagccgcttcagcgggcttcgaccacgaccgtttgcgcttcacgttgtcgtaagtgacccacttttcatcgccagtcaccatccgctgcagaaacgggtcgattttgttgcgattcagcagcgattcacatgcgtcgatacggtcaaagatgtttttatgcgtcaacgtgtgtggcacccatacatcaagcttttttgtgaattcaagcttcttcaaatggttaataacggtttgatgacttatccccagctcttggccgatgctgcggctgctactatgccggtctttctcggctgattcagcgattttgtcgcaattttcgacgacaggccttccggagcgtggcgcatcttcgacgacctctacaccagaacgaaaacgttgaaaccatcgttgtgcggtggaaataaaaactgtatcgggtccataaactgcacaaattttattggcagcttgagatgcatttttgcctttgtcatagtagtactgtaaaatatgtcggattttctctttattttgctccatatttgcgacactataactcacaaacgacttaaccaaacaaaacactgtcaaggactatattatagcgcaaaaataccttcccaacaagctatagtatgactcgatacaatgaatacaactagaactacgcgcttacaacgacacctcgcggaaataccgcaggacttttttgacagcctaatatattttttccacaaccccatcaatttgggtatcaaatgaaagggcttgactagttgaataaagttatttatgaaaaatgcaaatctaagatggcagccactacagtatggcggattacctattttctcagaatcccatcaatatgggtatcaaatgaaaaggcttgactagtagaacagttatttatgaataatgcccaaaaatatatcaaaaggaagttctcgactagtagaacatagcagataatgaaaaatccaatgtcAAGATGGtcacagtccccaaacaactaattactttttgaatggtttcattcagcccctttttttctgtatgtttgaatgtttgttgggttgtctcacattaatagaaaattgactccgttcctgttgaatgattgatctgaaatttggaacaatttttaattctactgtcattataaaactgcgtatttcatgatcttgatttggataatacactacactatgaacaacataaattcgaaaaggtcgccgccacaaaatggtcgactatgtattttttgcaatcccctcaatattggtatcaaatgaaatgatttgactaatagaatacagtacaggtcggactcgattatatatgattcgattatatacaattttggactcgattatattcagtttttttttatttcaaatatggcttatttcatgaagaaatgtaacctttcaacgttaaggtgaagttttagtggctattacatgtacagtgcggtaaaaatagtgatttttgaagattttgcttgaattttcaccaggaattgtttatatcgatattgcagccaaattaaggaagatagaagttgtgcgtcaaagaacaaattgtggagcggttaaagaacttcattttaattaatagaaacaatctagtttaatataaatttttaggataaaattcataataacacattaaaaattattaacttttaagtgtttcactttcaaaatgttattaaaattaactAATTTAGttattccactactatatccggtactaatttttttcatctttcaaatgaaaacatcggaatcgtcttccgtagcgtactttttaatgtagagccagtatgaagcaacagagtccgaaacaaaaaaaaagttctgtaactctgtcattgttgaaattcgaacatatgcgtaggaggattttttttcatcaaatatgatcgtctatcacctcctgagagaatctggataaattttttttttcatgtgagaaaggtgttttctgattttacgggaatgaatcaaaaatcaaattcctcttttattttcaaaaaaaacgaaaaatacatgcaaatacaaacaaacaaataaagaaaaaaaattgttttgactcgattatccggaggattcgactatccggagtgaaaaaaaaatcaatactccggataatcaagtccgacctgtaccatGTTTTTTATCACATTTAACGACATTTTTTTGGCTTGGCCAGCCTTTGTATTGAGTCGCCCTACTGTGTGATGTCTTCAAACGTTTTGTATCAATCGGAAACAAGGCTTTGGATGGCGCGGTTACCCTCTGGACGATGCTTTCTTCCACTTCCTTCCGCAAAATTGGATGCTTTCCAACGCATTTCACGATACCATTAAATTACAGCTGTGCATGGTGCAGTACTTTCCGGAATTCCTTGATGTTTTGCTGCTCAGCGTTTCGAAATACCTTTTCTTGTCATCTGCATGCCCTTTGTACAATTCGATTTTCTCAGTAAGTTAACAAAGACAAAATAATAATCTGTGCGAAACTATTCAGCAGTATAATAAGCACACCCAATTCGTGTATTTATTCTAAAAACACGAAAGTGCGCTCAGTTAGGTGGAGTTACGGTACCGGTTGagtatttttgtaattatttaaCATTTTCCGTGTGCCGAttgattgattttgtttttggcaTCTACCCCGCAAAAACCAGTCTCACAGACTGCAATCTCATCTAGACATAGTGAAGAATCGACTGAAAGACTGTGAAGAGGCGAAACGAAACGAACAGCACCAGTATCGAATCATCGAGGACGAATTGGTATGAGTCACTATGTCATTTTTTCTAAGACTTAAACATCTCAATTTGCTTATCTGAACGTTTTTTAGGCACGCACCCGCTTGAACTATGAGGAACAAATTAGCGTACTAACGGAGCAGGTGATTAGCCTAAGCGACCAGTTGGCTAGCTGCAAGTAGACCCAGAAACCGCctcacaaaatgacggattgtTTGATAGACGTTAAACCAGCGAGAAATCTTCACCCGAAGGAAGTCAAATTTTGTTGTTTTACGTTGCAAGCGAACGAAACAAGCGGCGGATGCGCGCGTTCCTTGGAACAAAGGAATACTAGGATCATTGGAGTATTATTTTTTATCCTTTCCAAAATTAATCGTGTAAAAACTAATATATTCCAGGAAAATTGTGAATGAAGATTATTAAGGGAAATAAATTGTGCAACATTGTGTTATTAAAACCGTTATTACAGGAAGTTTGATATGGAATGTTCGGGACATCAACGGAGCGCGTTCAGAACTTACAActtatatacaaaaaaatattttatgaaaagaacctttgtgtTACATATCTTCATCGTCCTCAATTCCATACTTTTTCATTAGCTCCAGCTTCCGTTTGCGCAACAGAGCTGACTCGATGTCCTTCTGGCTAGGCACCGGGACGTGCGCGGTGAAACGTGGCCCTAGCAGCCCCATCGGATCGTCTGCTTTTTGCTGCTTCTCCGCATCGGAAGCAATTCTCGCGTCAGATCCATACAAATCTTCCTCTTCCGGTTCGGCTTCCTTGGCCTCGCCGCTCGCTCGTGCTTGTTTCCACTCTTCAACGGCTGTCTGAATTGCAAGTCGCTCCGCTTTCTCCTCCAGTGGCAGCAGAATCCCATCGTCGTCATCCCGATATCCGTAATAATCCGCATCGATATCCTTCATTAGTTCGGCTCTCGTTTTTTTCGGCGGTGGGGGAGGCTCCTGCTCGAATAGCTCCCGTACACCTGGCAGATCCTTAGCCGCTCCGAAGTACTTGTAACCCCGGTTGCCTGGAACTTCTCGTCCCTCGGCGTCGAACATTTTAGGCCCATAACGGCGATAGTGCGGCCCACCgaggtccgaaatttgattctccCAGTGGCGCTTCTCCCGGAGCAACTTGTTGATTTCGTCATTCAAATCACGAATCCGGAATTCACCCAAGCCGGCTGTttagatacaaaaaaaaagagattctCTAGATAGATCAAACACAGACAAAAGTACCCACCATTCTGAATCTGTGCCACTTTCTTGGATATTTCCCGAATAATCTCGAGCCGCCACTTCTCGCATTTGGACAAATCGCGACATTCCGATGCCAGATAGGGACGGCGTTCGTTTTTGCCGGTTTCCGCTTCCTTTGCGGCTCGCCAGCGGGCCAAGGTTGTCCTGCATCGCGTTTGTATGTAAACAGAGAAATTGAATTACTGTGGATGGAATGGCTCTCAGATTTTTCATTACTTACATTGCCTTTTCAGCATTGCGCGCCTGAAATTTGAGGGTGAAAAAATAGGATACTCAGTTAGAATGTTAAAATAGAAAACGAGGGTTGGAGATAAACTTACCATTTTGATTGAATACTAAAATAAACTGGAAAATAGAAATAGTACATGCGATACAGACAAAATGTACACAGAAACGCTCGTTTGTAAACAGAATTTGGGAACTCGACCAAACGACAAACGCGTGAGAACTGTCATCTGCTGCTTGCGTAGGGTTGTGATTTTATAGGCTTATAGGGATGCTcctctagttttttttattcatttcattaTTCGTAGCTGCACGGGTCGCATCTCTGGGTAAGTATTCCCAACAGCGAATCCTCTTCATTGAAAAGTAGTTTATGGCAGTTTTTTTGGAACACACTTgtatagagatgggcaaaacagttcactttgatgaacggtttactcactaaccgttcatctaagtgaatcagttcttttgaaccgttcgtCCGCTCTTTcattcagcggtattaagaacaacatagaatgttagctggaacccaacatcaatagacagctattaattgatattgttggattggatagtgcacgtatgggatttatatttttgaaatttggtggggaaagataagctgcttctttaaaagtcgcaaactgtatgtgaaaatattaggctgtcaaaaaagtcctgcggaatttccgcgaggtgtcgttgtaagcgcgtagttctagttgtattcattgtatcgagtcatactatagcttgttggaaaggtattttaagGCTATAACAGtgtttgacagtgttttgtttcgtCAAGTctttcgtgagttatagtgttgcAAGTAtgaagcaaaataaagagaaaatccgacatattttacagtactactatgacaaaggcaaaaatgcatctcaagctgccaataaaatttgtgcagtttatggacccgatacagtttttaTTTCctccgcacaacgatggtttcaacgttttcgttctggtgtagaggtcgtcgaagatgcgccacgctccggaaggcctgtcgtcgaaaattgcgacaaaatcgctgaatcagccgagaaagaccggcatagtagcagccgcagcatcggccaagagctggggataagtcatcaaaccgttattaagcatttgaagaagcttggattcacaaagaagcttgatgtatgggtgccacacacgttgacgcaaaaaaacatctttgaccgtatcgacgcatgtgaatcgctgctgaatcgcaacaaaatcgacccgtttctgaagcggatggtgactggcgatgaaaagtgggtcacttatgacaacgtgaagcgcaaacggtcggggtcgaagcccgctgaagcggctcagacggtggccaagccctcattaacggccaggaaggttctgctgtgtgtttggtgggattgtctaggaataatctattatgagctgcttccctatggccaaacgctcaattcggacctgtactgccaacaactggaccgcttgaaggtagcactcatgaagaagaggccatctttgataaacagaggccgcattgtcttccatcaggacaacgccaggccacacacttctttggtgacgcgccagaagctccgggagctcggatgggaggttcttttgcatccgccgtatagtccggaccttgcaccaagtgactaccacctgtttttgtccatggcgaacgagctaggtagtcagaagctagccacaaaagaggcctgtgaaaattggctatcccaGTTTTTTGCCACTAAGGAAGGgaacttctataacaggggtattatgaaattggcatctcgttgggaacaagtcatcgaacaaaacggcgcatatttgacttaaaacagatgactgtaactaattttatgaacaaataaaaatttaaaaaaaataccgcatgacttttttgacagcctaatatgtttatcggtcgatAAAAGTTAATATAATAAtatgatgcgcacaaaatacgtgcgatttttcgtattctctttTTGGATAACATACAGGTTCCAAGTAagttcatatttcataatgttcattcagggaaAAACATCAGCagtgattttcactaacaatcaatcacgataacacgtacacgcaataggccaaacaatgaattgaaagcaacgaaaaaacttttttttcaacatgccctcactataaaattttatgtttacttaatccatgaatcgccccagcttcccccagattttttttgataatcagaaagtatatgattgttaagcggaatggaaagaatacatgaaattgaaaatatatagttttgcttttcAAACTACggaaatctaatttaatttttaatccaaaattgagtatacattaacaaaataaaccctgcgttacatgcattttgctcataaatgacacaTCGTTTCaatttccttacaagcgttctcgttatatttatccattctgtccagcgcaaatcagttcagctgcactagttcgttcgcaaacagttcgcctgcaaacacttcgttctcaaacagttcactcttaaTCAGTtcttcccaaacagttcactcgcaaatagttcgttcacaaacagttcactctccatcagttcactctcaaacagttcactcgcaaaccgttcttacggaatcagttcgttctcgaaccgttcttacggaatcagttcgttctcgaaccgttcgctcgcaatcagttcgtggggagaactaccgttctttaaaaaaaagcgaccgctcgttcactcttttcggcgaactagttctttcgtaccgttcgtgaacggtttgcccatctctacactTGCATTTCCATGATTCACGAAgagagatgaaaatgtggaactATTTAACGCGAAAAGTGACACAGCAGAGTTTTCCGAAACGAAATCTAGAGTGAAACAACcgaagacaatttttgttttgcaagAAGGGCGGTCATAAAATGACCAATTTTCccgtgaaaaaaaaagattttggtCAGTTAGGGCAGAAAGCAAATGCGAATGTGGGGAAGATTTCcgaatttttcaataatatcAGTGGCAGAATAGAATCGCATAAAGATATGGTGGGTCATTGATCGAGATCAATCAGGTGAGGGGACATACCAAGTGGACAACTTTAGGTGTGAGGGGTAGGGGTACAGCCAATATCCACGTGGATacgtgaaataaatgtttgagaaaaaaacattcatatctatatttaaaaaacaacaaaatctgtttttcatttccaagaATATTCAAACTTTCCTTCATGCTTGTTCTGCATATTTAACAATATTTCAGCTgcctgatgttttttttttcaaatgcttgtcaGTGTGAACACAATGGTAGAATTCGTGGTTTTTGAAGATGCTTAAAATGAAATTGCTACGGAAGTAAATATCTAGCAATTTGTTGTCAGAGAACTAATCACAAAGCAGTTTGTGAAGATTTATGAGGTTGATCAAGAGCTTCTCTATAAGTGGCCAAATGTCCTATGTACAgtgttggaaagaaaaaaaataaacagcaGCCTTTAATATTCATTTTCCTGAGGGACGGCTTTAAGGTTCATTAAGGTTCacattgacgtaggactcaGCAGTCTTCTTTACATCGATCTTGACGATATTGTCCACCCCATTCCAAGTAA
Protein-coding sequences here:
- the LOC129765953 gene encoding pre-mRNA-splicing factor ISY1 homolog, with protein sequence MARNAEKAMTTLARWRAAKEAETGKNERRPYLASECRDLSKCEKWRLEIIREISKKVAQIQNAGLGEFRIRDLNDEINKLLREKRHWENQISDLGGPHYRRYGPKMFDAEGREVPGNRGYKYFGAAKDLPGVRELFEQEPPPPPKKTRAELMKDIDADYYGYRDDDDGILLPLEEKAERLAIQTAVEEWKQARASGEAKEAEPEEEDLYGSDARIASDAEKQQKADDPMGLLGPRFTAHVPVPSQKDIESALLRKRKLELMKKYGIEDDEDM